In one Heterodontus francisci isolate sHetFra1 chromosome 18, sHetFra1.hap1, whole genome shotgun sequence genomic region, the following are encoded:
- the LOC137379347 gene encoding galanin receptor 2b, translating to MAIPYGIIFATICSVIVLVGVFAHMLVFYIFTKYVSFRKNRLDILLVSMAVADFISLLLDPFLIVAVLGYTWPFGRTFCKVFQFLLAFSLAASAYSLCAVSITRAWIILKPHRPPAMTFSMVMLVFVWVLSLCVTIPLRINATTGRGNHNITLCVSGLYQHKYKTILAQFILYYLVPMLVIAYNYARLAVFLLKSPMMSLVSSRNTRRASIMILFATGSFSACWLPSYILELCIYLGSCYRGQTWEILFFGCTVLNYFYPCVNPIIYVLLAKRYRNEKSCWSLSFNTHKVHPKNSARGLDEKIFSCHRTYRLQNTST from the coding sequence ATGGCCATTCCATATGGGATCATCTTCGCCACCATTTGCAGTGTCATCGTGTTGGTTGGGGTGTTCGCCCATATGCTGGTGTTCTACATCTTCACCAAGTATGTTTCATTCCGTAAAAACCGCTTGGACATCCTATTGGTAAGCATGGCCGTGGCAgatttcatctctctccttctagaTCCTTTCCTTATCGTGGCTGTTCTGGGATATACATGGCCCTTTGGAAGGACATTCTGCAAAGTGTTTCAGTTCCTCTTGGCGTTCTCTTTGGCCGCCAGCGCTTACTCCCTGTGCGCTGTCTCCATTACCCGGGCCTGGATCATATTGAAACCCCACAGACCCCCTGCAATGACTTTCAGCATGGTCATGTTGGTCTTCGTCTGGGTTTTGAGCCTCTGTGTGACCATACCTCTCCGGATCAATGCCACAACAGGGAGAGGGAATCACAACATCACCCTCTGCGTGTCGGGGTTATACCAGCACAAATACAAGACCATCTTAGCTCAGTTCATCCTTTATTATTTGGTCCCCATGCTGGTGATTGCCTATAACTACGCTCGTCTTGCAGTCTTCCTTCTTAAAAGCCCCATGATGTCTTTGGTCAGTTCCAGAAATACAAGAAGGGCGTCCATTATGATTTTATTTGCCACGGGCTCCTTCTCTGCGTGTTGGCTGCCCAGCTATATCTTAGAGCTCTGCATCTACCTGGGCTCCTGCTATCGTGGGCAGACCTGGGAAATACTCTTTTTCGGCTGCACCGTCCTTAACTATTTCTACCCGTGTGTCAACCCGATCATTTACGTTTTGCTAGCCAAGAGATATCGGAATGAGAAATCGTGCTGGAGCCTGTCTTTTAACACACATAAAGTGCACCCCAAGAACAGCGCGAGAGGTCTAGATGAGAAGATTTTCTCATGCCATCGAACTTACAGACTTCAAAACACATCTACCTGA